In Biomphalaria glabrata chromosome 8, xgBioGlab47.1, whole genome shotgun sequence, the genomic window ACCATAAGCTTGGCAACTAGGCGATTTAACCAACAGGCTAGTGTGTTCCATTTATTGAACAATAGGCATCCacgtaaaaaaaagttcaccaTCACAATGAGTTCACCATCACAATGAGTTCACCATCTCAATGAGTTCACCATCACAATGAGTTCACCGTGTAATTTTTCCCCCTGAAGGCTGCCTACTGGACCACTTCCCTAACACCAGTGACCACGTGACCAATCTCTAACACTTTAACACTGGCCCTTTTTTTCATCTTTGTTTTCCAGCTTAGCGACTCCCATCTTGTGATTGGCTAGAGCCCAAACTGAATTAACGTTATTTCTTGAAGCTaggacaagacagacagacaaagctTTTGTTCTAAAAAGTCTCCCAACTCTGGAAAATGAAAGTTGACTTTGGCGATGGGTTGTTGTCTGATGGGGTAGAAACATCTCGAAGATACATCTACCCTCCAAAAGATGTAGATTTAAATATCTTACGTCATGTCCCCCATTTATAGCGCTGGTAAGTAGGCGGTAAGTAGGCGTACAGAAAAGCTTTTAGAGAGATGCTCACAGAAATCATTTGAAGAGCCCAGCACTTAGGATGCTGATATAAGACAGGGGCGACATGAGAGAAGAATGCTGGTAAATGACAGGGGCATCATGAGAGAAGAATGCTGGTAAATGACAGGGGCATCATGAGAGAAGAATGCTGGTAAATGACAGGGGCACCATGAGAAGGGTGCTGGTATAAGACAGGGGCGACATGAGAGAAGGGTGCTGGTATAGAACAGGGCCCCATGAGAGAAGGGTGCTGGTATAGAACAGGGCCCCATGAGAGAAGGGTGCTGGTATAGAACAGGGCCCCATGAGAGAAGGGTGCTGGTATAGAACAGGGCCCCATGAGAGAAGGGTGCTGGTATAGAACAGGGCCCCATGAGAGTTGGGTGCTGGTAAACGACAGGAGCGACTTGGGAGAAGGGTGCTTGTAGACGACAGGGGCGCCATGAGAGAAGGGTGCTGTTAAAAGATAGGGGCGCCATGAGAGAAGGTTGCTCTTAAACGACAGGGGCGTCTTGAGAGTAGGGTGTTGGTAAACGACAGGGGCGCCATGAGAGAAGGATGCTGGTAAACGACAGGGGCGCCATGAGAGAAGGGTGCTTGTAAACGACAGGGGCGCCATGAGAGAAGGTTGCTGGTAAATGACATAGGCGCCATGAGAGAAGGGTGCTGGTAAAAGATAGGGGCGCCATGAGAGAAGGGTGCTCTTAAACGACAGGGGCGCCATGAGAAATGGTGCTTGTAAACTACTGGGGCGCCATGAGAGAAGGTGCTTGTAAACTACTGGGGCTCCATGAGAGAAGGGTGCTGGTAAACGACAGGGGCGCCATGAGAAATGGTGCTGGTAAACGACAGGGGCGCCATGAGAGAAGGACGCTGGTAAATAACAGGGGCGCCATGAGAAAAGGGTGATGGTAAACGACAGGGTCGCCATGAGAGAAGGTTCTTTTAAACTACCGGGGCGCCATGAGAGAAGGGTGCTGGTAAACGATAGTGGCGCCATGAGAAATGGTGCTGGTAAACGACAGGGGCGCCATGAGAAATGGTGCTGGTAAACGACAAGGGCGCTGGTAAAAGAATGGGGCGCCATGAGAAAAGGGCGCTAGTAAACGACAGGGGCGCCATGAGAAAAGGGTGCTGGTAAACGTCAGGGGCGCCATGAGAAAAGGGCGCTGGTAAACGACAGGGGCGCCATGAGAGAAGGGTGCTGAAATGGGACTAAAAAGTACACAAACACTACAGGGCGTAAAGTGGTtcattttttgtaaagtagaaaagaaataaacagaGGAGCAGGTAACCCGTTGTCTAATTGACATTTCAAAGAGCAGGCGTCACGTATCGGTGCGAGAGAAAAAAGCGAGGAACAGTGAGCACAAAAGAAGGCAAAATTAGATTAGACTGAACGAATTCTGCTACTAGCctggatgttttgttgttggttttttttcctgttgttgtttttttctgaggGTTTTTAAATAGAGATTAATAGCAGAAAGAAACTAGTAGGTCTTCTTCCGAGAGGGAGAAAgtaagaaacagagagagacaaagacagacagatagacagagactgagacagacagaaaaataagtcagaaaaagaaacagaatgagagacacagaaagagaaagagtgagagacacacacagagagataTACAATCAGCTTTATCTATGTCTTGTTTCACACCGTTAGGAAAGAGTTGCATAGTCTCTGATCCTTGTTTTTGTTGACTATCAACTAATGACCAGACGCTAGTTTAAAAGAGCAGAAAAATTAGAGGTCACACCATGATGTGTAGGTGTGTCAGAGGTCGGTGAGAAGTTTCTATGGTTCTATCTTACATGACAGAAATGgattaattacttattaatcCCATTCAGATGAAAGGTTTCTGACAGGAAAATACTTTGTGCTTTGTTTCGTGAGTTTGTTTTTATCTAcagaatttgtttgtttgtttgtttgttttttgtcaatTAAGTGTTATACAGCCAATGAAAAGGAACTCTTCAGTCTTTCAAAACTCTGTCCTAGACAAAATGATAAACAGGAATCTACGTCCTTAAAATGTAACAAGCTTTCAGTAAAGAGAAAATAAAGATGAATctatattgattttaaaaataactacatcctagttcaaacctcccgcaggacgacggagaaTGGCCAaggcagggttcgaaccggTGACCATCGAGACTATCGAAGGACAGCCCAGAGAGCATACCACAGAACCAGGCTGCCATCTTTGAGCTTTGACTACTCATTGAACCTGCTATCCTGGAATCAATGTAAAACACATCATCAAATAACCAACCATAATAAACCCAATGTAAGACGCATCACCAAATAACCTACCATAATAAACCCAATGTAAGACGCATCACCAAATAACCTACCATAATAAACCCAATGTAAGACCCATCACCAAATAACCTACCATAATAAACCCAATGTAAGACGCATCACCAAATAACCTACCATAATAAACCCAATGTAAGACCCATCACCAAACAACCTACCATAATAAACCCAATGTAAAACACATCACCAAACAACATACCATAATAAACCCAATGTAAGACCCATCACCAAACAACATACCATAATAAACCCAATGTAAGACCCATCACCAAACAACATACCATAATAAACCCAATGTAAGACGCATCACCAAACAACCTACCATAATAAACCCAATGTAAGACGCATCACCAAATAACCTACCATAATAAGCCCAATGTAAGACAATTACCAAACAACCTATCATGGACCCAATTTAAGACACATCACCAAACAATCTATCATGGACCCAATGTAAGACACATTACCAAAAAACCTATCATGGACCCAATTTAAGACACACAAAACAACCTATCATTGAACCAATGTAAGACACATCACCAAACAACCTATCATTGACCCAATTTAAGACACATCACCAAACAACCTATCATGGACCCAATGTAAGACACATCAACAAACAATATATCATGGATCTAATTTAAGACCCATCACCAAACAATCTATCATGGACCCAATTTAAGACACATCACCAAACAACCTACCATGGACCCAATGTAAGACACATCACCAAACAACCAACCATGGACCCAATGTAAGACACATCACCAAACAACCAACCATGGACCCAATGTAAGACACATCACCAAACAACCAATCATGGACCCAATGTAAGACACATCACCAAACAACCAATAATGGACCCAATGTAAGACACATCACCAAACAACCAACTATGGACCCAATGTAAGACACATCACCAAACAACCAATCATGGACCCAATGCTAGACACTCTGCGTATTAATCAAAAGAACATAGAGATCTGCCattgaaagaaaagaacaattCAAGTTCTGTAATTctatttcttgaaaaaaaaacgtatatgTCAACGAAATAACGATCATGAATAATGTGAACCACAATTAGattctaaaaaaatgtgtgcGATATGTACATACAGTTTGAATTCCTAACCTTTTTAAACGAAAATCGAAAATGAAACTTTTGTACCTTAATTAAATGTTATATAATTCAGAAATTATGATTTACAACAAACGTTTGACGTTCATTTGTTATTCCCTAAAATAGAAACAGAAGAACCtattgaattatatatatatatcatccaCCATGGTTTTCAGATATTATTTGACAGCGCAGATACGTTTTAATGGGCGTGATCGTCGCAGAAGCATCTTTAAATGAGCCGTATTGTCGCGGGACTTTTTTTGTCACACAATGTGAGAGTTAGAAGAAATCTATCTTTCTGAACTAAGAAAGTCGAGAAGTATTTGGCGTTAGCGGAGACCTTTGGAAATAGCTTCAAAAAGTAGTTAGATTGGTCGTTGCTGCGGACGCCACTCGCTAGAAATGTTGGCATTTTAAAAGGTCTTAGGAAAGTCGTCTCTTGCTTaagttgttattgtttttgtttagtgctatttcaAGTAGTTAGCTTACCCAATGCTTTCCTTCTAATTAGACAGTCATCTATAGTTTAGAGAACGCTTGGGTAGAATATGCTGATGGATGTACTTACAATGTCTGTTTATCTCTGAAACATTGGGCATTACAAATAGAGTAATTGTTCCCaacttgattattgttattGTAATAACAGGGATGCCATTTGACGTGggctaacaaaatatttttaaaatctttttttttaaaaaaaaggttatctaaAGGGAAGAAATCCGTATTTAcaactgtggcattttacgtcttgagagacgatcttttccctttgcaacttcttgtgtgactaaagttGCCAATCCttgatcgcaggttgggcatatataatcaccaggcgccgttgcattttcacccttctttctgcttctgttgtgtatgacatctgcaatccgtgacccttcctttatgctctctcttcatgtggatctatccagtgccacctcttcccagctgctagtgtcgattttgaagagcttcatgtcgcgtttgcatacatccgtataacgtaaaagtgggcgaccagcggctctcctgtctcctattagatcgccatactgagtgtcctgtggaagtcgacctactggaattctacgaacgtggccaatcCAGCccaggcgtctgctgctgataacagagcggatgtcctggctacctgctcttcgtagcacttcctcattggttatcttatcttgccactttattttaaatatccgccttaggcatcggaggtggaagacattcagctttttttcctgccatgagtaggttgaccatgtttcacttccgtacagctaggtgctcaacacacaggtccggtagactagggctttagtactgttagtcagcaatatgttgtgcCAGACTCTTTTCtacaaccgtgacatggtggccattgccttggctattctgttgtttatgtctttatccagtagagtgttgttggatatgatggagccaaggtaacaaaagtgatcaacaatttctagtggttggccattacttgaggtgcagtgtttgtgtgttgGGCAAGTATCTTAGTCATAGATACTTgtatttacaactatatctcttaaTAATGTTTAAGTTATTTgatctcaaacaaaatatttttttcattttattcatgttttggtaggtactaaaaataattgtttaaattttcaatTTGATTCGAGATcttgtgtgggagaaataatgtcaaAATCATATAAGGGGACCAAACcctacacatttagccatatatgtgaatactgaagtgtTTATTTCCCTTAACCAGTATTTAATTGACCAattggtttaaaacaaaaattattgattcctgtcttgtctatgccaatagaATATCTGCGAAGTGTTTCAACCTCatccgagaatgtgtgtgggagaaataacgtgtacaaactttttaccagacagacagaatgagttgatataaaatttgtaaaaagtaCAAAAACACAATTACTGAAAGTCCTCACAGACGGGAATCTAGTCCTTTCTGCCAAACCTTTATCCAGACTAACAACACACTACTCTGTGTCGCTCCAGGTAAAAAATCCAGTTTTCAGTTAGCACGAAGGAGGGCTCTTTCCTTTTCTAGTTCCAGATCTCCAGACTCCTCTTTCTCTTCACTTCAGGCTTCTCTGCCCAGACGCCTCTTTCTCTTCGCGTTATGCTTCTCTGTCCAGACGCCTCTTTCTCTTCGCGTTAGGCTTCTCTGTCCAGACGCCTCTTTCTCTTCGCTTCAGGCTTCTCTGCCCAGACGCCTCTTTCTCTTCGCTTCAGGCTTCTCTATCCACACGCCTCTTTCTCTTGGCTTCAGGCTTCTCTGTCCAGACGCCTTGTTCTCTTCGCTTCAGGCTTCTTTGCCCAGACGCCTCTTTCTCTTCGCTTCACGCTTCTCTGCCCAGACGCCTCTTTCTCTTCGCTTCACTCTTCTCTGCCCAGACGCCTCCTTCTCTTCGCTTCACTCTTCTCTGTCCACACGCTTCTTTCTCTTCGCTTCACGCTTCTCTGCCCAGATGCCTCTTTCTCTTCGCTTCACGCTTCTTTGCCCAGACGCCTCTTTCTCTTCGCTTCACGCTTCTCTGCCTAGACGCCTCTTTCTCCTCGCTTCAGGCTTCTCTGTCAAGACGCCTCTTTCTCTTCGTTTCAGGCTTCTCTGTCCAGACGCCTCTTTCTCTTCGCTTCAGGCTTCTCTGTCCACACGCCTCTTTCTCTTCGCTTCAGGCTTCTCTGTCCAGACGCCTCTTTCTCTTCGCTTCAGGCTTCTCTGTCCAGACGCCTGTTTCTCTTCGCTTCGGGCTTCTCTGCCCAGACGCCTCTTTCTCTTCGCTTCACGCTTCTATGTCCAGACGCCTCTCTCTTCGCTTCAGGCTTTTTTGCCCAGAAGCCTCCTTCTCTTCGCTTCACTCTTCTCTGTCCACACGCCTCTTTCTCTTCACTTCAGGCTTCTCTGCCCAGACGCCTCTTTCTCTTCGCTTTAGGCTTCTCTGTCCAGACGCCTCTTTCTCTTCGCTTCACGCTTCTCTGCCCAGACGCCTCCTTCTCTTCGCTTCACTCTTCTCTGTCCACACGCCTCTTTCTCTTCGCTTCAGGCTTCTCTGTCCAGACGCCTCTTTCTCTTCGCTTCAGGCTTCTCTGTCCAGACGCCTCTTTCTCTTCGCTTCAGGCTTCTCTGTCCAGACGCCTCTTTCTCTTCGCTTCACGCTTCTCTGTCCAGGCGCCTCTTTCTCTTCGCTTCAGGCTTCTCTGTCCAGACGCCTCTTTCTCTTCGCTTCAGGCTTCTCTGCCCAGACGCCTCTTTCTCTTCGCTTCACGCTTCTATGTCCAGACGCCTCTCTCTTCGCTTCAGGCTTTTCTGCCCAGACGCCTCCTTCTCTTCGCTTCACTCTTCTCTGTCCACACGCTTCTTTCTCTTCGCTTCACGCTTCTCTGCCCAGATGCCTCTTTCTCTTTGCTTCACGCTTCTTTGCCCAGACGCCTCTTTCTCTTCGCTTCAGGCTTCTCTGCCCAGACGCCTCTTTCTCCTCGCTTCAGGCTTCTCTGTCCAGACGCCTCTTTCTCTTCGCTTCAGGCTTCTCTGTCCAGACGCCTCTTTCTCTTCGCTTCAGGCTTCTCTGCCCAGACGCCTCTTTCTCTTCGCTTCACGCTTCTCTGTCCACACGCCTCTTTCTCTTCACTTCAGGCTTCTCTGCCCAGACGCCTCTTTCTCTTCGCGTTAGGCTTCTCTGTCCAGACGCCTCTTTCTCTTCGCTTCACGCTTCTCTGCCCAGACGCCTCTTTCTCTTCACTTCAGGCTTCTCTGCCCAGACGCCTCTTTCTCTTCGCTTCAGGCTTCTCTGTCCAAACGCCTCTTTCTCTTCGCTTCACAGACCACTGTGTGCTCTCTTCTTGACTATAGACAAACAAAGTGCTGAATAGCAACTGAATAGCAACTGTGAATGATCAAAGGTTAAAAATCTCAGTAACACTACAACAATACAACTACTACAAAACACCTACTACAAAACACCTACTACAATACAACTACTACAATAGCATAACCGTATAAAGAAAAACTATGATACAAGTCTAGACTATGAAGCTACATACTATAGCAGACTAGATCTGCCCCCTCTGCTAAAAATGTGACTTTAAGTCCCTGAGTTTCATTTCTTATCGCATATGATGTTCTTGACTCTTCTGTATCACTTTATCATGATTCTCCTTTTTTCTCATACTTCAAATGTAGGGTTATATAtgcgcattttttaaaatcattaattaaTGGAGAACTTTGGCTACACATACAGTGACAACTCCACAATGAAGGTCGttggcggttgatcgttgtgctggccacatgacatcctgctcgttaaccgtgggtcaaaGAAAAAgctgaccttaacatcatctgccatatagatcagAAGGTCTGATAGggcaactttatttttttgttactttaagTCCTAGGATGGTAATGATTTAATGATGATCTctgcaaaattatttttttatgtttaactaGTTTTGGTTCTAGAAATTTTAGAAATATTGATCCGACTGTACTTAACATTTCATCCATATccccatttaaaaaaagcttcttTCGAAGCCTTTGggctatttatagatctagattccaaCATTGCAACCTAATACCATAGCTTAGTATTTCATATCAAATGTCACattatctgtttgtttgtttttcttttatagaagaatttgaaagaggaagaaaatgattttttcctaggaattgaaacattaaaaaaacacacaaaaaaaaaaacgtgtgcaTTGTGTATTAGAGCCATCTCTTGTTAAAAAGTAAGTAACAGTGACAAAACTAACAATGGAGCATACTCAAATGTATACAGCAATTTACAGCATTCAAGATTGAAGTCAGGCTTTCATTGGTGGCTTCATATTCTCGGTGAATAAGTCTCCAATAGAAGGTATGTAAGCTCTGCCCATTGGGACAGTAATGGGAGACTAGTCAACTTAATGAAGACTTTACTCCGGACTTTGTTTCATTTGAACCCGAGACTACGTCCTTGTACATTATTAAGCAGATGAGATAGGTGGCATTGATTTGTTCACATAGTGGCACATCtttaatctgtctgtctgtcttattttatcttatctatcttatctatctatcttatcttttcttatctatctaacttattttatcttatctctcttatctatccatctatctatccatctatctatctatctatccatctatccatccatctatctatctatccatctatacatctatctatctatctatctatctatctatctatctatctatctatccatctatccatccatccatccatttatctatttatccatctgtccatctatctatctatctatctatatttccGTCTTGTTTCAAAAACTGTCCTTGACATTTTTGCCTTCAATGTACAcgtcatctcttttttttttttttttttgcataactTAAAATTTAAACACAATCACATACTCACATAGTTTATTATCTTTCCTTCATTCTTCCCTTTCAATGACTCAAtcattatatacacacacacacacacacgtgcacacacacacacgcgcgcgcacacccacacacgcacacacataaatatacataaacacaatacaagaagatttttttttcaaagtttgatTCCTTGCTTTGAGTTCGTTTTACACTGAACTACGACTGTGTTTGAAATTTCGTTGTTAAATGAGTTTATGAATGTGTTAAATGAGACTTGTATGCATGTTTGAGAgacgtagagagagagagagagagagagagagagagaatgagagagataaaatgagagagagagagaatgagagagagagagagagaatgagagagagagaatgagagagagagaatgagagagagagaatgagagagagagaatgggagagaatgagagagagagagagagtgaatgagagagagagaaagagaatcagagagagagagaatgagagagagagggaatgagagagagagagagtgagagagagagagagaatgagagagagagagagaaaagtatcaTAGAGAATGGAGAAGTATGTTGGTAGTATGTTGGTAGTGTGTTAGCAGGACCCTTgcgatcaatagggcagatgatgtaaaggttatgtgtttctgtggcccatggtttacgagggtgtcatgtggccagaataacgaccaaccgcctttacttttccccaactaatgtaaagtacctttagagctgggtagacagAGGCCCCCAAAGATCCCTATATTAAAATCAAggatcaccaggattcgaacccgggacctcggttcagaagccaagcgctttaccgctcagccaccgcgccccctaatGTAGATGTGacgtctgtaaaaaaaaaccttggaAATTTTAATGTCTCAATTTGAATATCAACCCAATTCTTATATAGATCGAGGCATGGTGTGAGTCTATATTGGAAATGTTTACTAAGCTATGTGAGAACTTCAATGCTTCCAACGAATTTAAAGTTGAACTACAAACGGAAGACCTTAGAAAATGTAATTCTGCAGAGCTTAAAAGCTTATCAAAACTTCCGTTAGTCTTTACACCGGTTACACCAATAAGCTTGTTCTTTACACTTGTTCGCTATAGATGGAAATCGTAAGTTTCAGTTTTTTATGGCTAAATATTACACAACGTTCAagattgttttttaatgtatttatagttttgtcTGTTCCAGTGCTGCAGGACAGAGGGGAAGTAATTTACGAGCCTAGCTTTCCGTTGAGCCAACTAAACTAACAGATTAAGAGTTATCTGTCCTTAGATTTGCGATAATGAAACGGGAAAGTAGAAAAGCAAACATTTCGTGGAATTGACGTCATCACTGGATGACCCATGATCGTTTTCTAATAATAGTGTGTTGCAGTCTTGTCGTCCGCGGCCCGAAATGGGTCATGGTTAGGCTGGTCAATGTGATAAATACCTCTTGTCAACTGAATTCGTCACTGGATTTGTATTAGGTAGTGAtttatttagttgtttgttatccaagtgaaaaaaaaaagaaaacttgtaTG contains:
- the LOC129927832 gene encoding uncharacterized protein LOC129927832, coding for MAPLSFKSTLLSWRPYLLPAPFSHGAYVIYQQPSLMAPLSFTSTLLSWRPCRLPASFSHGAPVVYQHPTLKTPLSFKSNLLSWRPYLLTAPFSHGAPVVYKHPSPKSLLSFTSTQLSWGPVLYQHPSLMGPCSIPAPFSHGALFYTSTLLSWGPVLYQHPSLMGPCSIPAPFSHVAPVLYQHPSHGAPVIYQHSSLMMPLSFTSILLS